In Actinoplanes derwentensis, the following proteins share a genomic window:
- a CDS encoding AraC family transcriptional regulator: MHEYLSSHDISENNSAVDVPDCGALRLFRTRCQSGGVISAEMSGEQIGEASYSFFWLIEGRVELMQGMGTRSLLPADMALFDDSLPLTCRVGADGRIQADWLTVQIPRILLPGGRAAHFSGRSGTGRILLDVLRGFLEESPRIDGSARVRLSGVVLDLVTAVLTEQDEQPADDAELQRIQQFAETNLADAELTPTSLAEAHHISVRQLHKLFQKNGLTVSSWIRERRLEGWRRELLNPLSRNKSVQDVARDWGLRSSAHANRLFRGAYGITPAAYRRTISAE; the protein is encoded by the coding sequence ATGCACGAATACCTGTCATCGCACGACATCTCCGAGAATAATTCCGCAGTGGATGTTCCGGATTGTGGTGCCCTACGTTTGTTCCGCACCCGTTGTCAGTCCGGCGGCGTCATCAGCGCTGAAATGTCGGGTGAACAGATCGGTGAGGCCTCCTACAGCTTCTTCTGGCTGATCGAAGGGAGGGTGGAATTGATGCAGGGAATGGGTACCCGATCCCTCCTGCCGGCTGATATGGCCCTCTTCGACGACTCGCTTCCGCTCACCTGCCGAGTCGGTGCCGATGGGAGGATTCAAGCCGACTGGCTGACCGTGCAGATTCCACGGATTCTTCTGCCCGGTGGCCGGGCGGCGCACTTCTCCGGCCGTTCCGGCACCGGGCGGATTCTTCTGGACGTGTTGCGCGGATTTCTGGAGGAGTCGCCGAGAATCGACGGTTCAGCCCGGGTTCGGCTGTCCGGAGTCGTGCTGGATCTGGTGACTGCTGTTCTGACCGAGCAGGACGAGCAGCCGGCGGACGATGCGGAGCTGCAGCGTATCCAGCAGTTCGCCGAAACCAACCTGGCCGATGCCGAGCTGACGCCGACTTCGCTGGCGGAGGCCCACCATATTTCGGTTCGGCAGCTTCACAAACTGTTCCAGAAGAACGGGTTGACCGTGTCGAGCTGGATCCGGGAGCGCCGGCTGGAGGGGTGGCGCCGGGAGTTGCTGAACCCGCTGAGCAGGAACAAATCGGTCCAGGACGTCGCCCGGGACTGGGGTCTTCGTAGCTCCGCCCACGCGAACCGGCTGTTCCGTGGGGCGTACGGCATCACGCCGGCCGCCTATCGCCGCACGATTTCCGCCGAGTGA
- a CDS encoding DUF305 domain-containing protein, whose product MPTTQSDAAVADGTVPAAEPPKPRIPSLVTHVVLAAVTLLVGFGIGLLVPQQPDYPGDTSPEAGFIRDMSLHHAQAVDMGLIAYSKASLSDVRTLGMDIALTQHGQVNIMQTWLKQWGLDPNGSQQLMAWMPGGTASLQDGLMPGMATPQQMEELRQAQGKQVDILFLTLMRQHHLGGIHMAQEVVKLSKNDDVTAIAQTMAKTQQYEISAMTDLLEQAQAS is encoded by the coding sequence ATGCCCACGACCCAGTCGGACGCCGCCGTCGCGGACGGCACCGTCCCCGCCGCCGAACCACCGAAACCGCGCATCCCCAGCCTGGTGACTCACGTCGTCCTGGCCGCGGTCACCCTCCTGGTGGGCTTCGGGATCGGGCTGCTGGTCCCCCAGCAGCCCGACTACCCCGGTGACACCTCACCCGAGGCCGGTTTCATCCGAGACATGTCCCTGCACCACGCGCAGGCCGTCGACATGGGCCTGATCGCGTACTCGAAGGCCAGCCTGTCCGACGTCCGCACCCTCGGGATGGACATCGCGCTCACCCAGCACGGCCAGGTCAACATCATGCAGACCTGGCTGAAGCAGTGGGGCCTGGACCCGAACGGCAGCCAGCAGCTGATGGCCTGGATGCCCGGCGGCACGGCGTCACTTCAGGACGGCCTGATGCCCGGCATGGCCACGCCACAGCAGATGGAGGAGTTGCGCCAGGCTCAGGGCAAACAGGTGGACATTCTCTTCCTGACCCTGATGCGCCAGCACCACCTGGGCGGAATCCACATGGCGCAGGAGGTCGTGAAACTGTCGAAGAACGACGACGTGACAGCGATCGCGCAGACCATGGCGAAGACGCAGCAATACGAGATCAGTGCGATGACCGACCTACTGGAACAAGCACAGGCCTCTTGA
- a CDS encoding DUF3105 domain-containing protein, which produces MSMSTPGPERVPSTVKVDKTTGQGKPPAAKPAGGRPGGPNRPGGKNGGGKKGRKPVTPVKVAGGRNWGPIAVAGVVVLIAVGIISWGVIASVQSDKQTATPWEDRAKAIQGIVGYRDNPDKTLTAQEHKAGVITYKMNPPVGGEHNAKWQNCMGDVYDAPIANEHAVHSLEHGAVWVTYKPDLAADQVEALATEVKAKSFTMLSPYPNQTSNISLQAWGYQLAVDSATDPRIDEFIRALSQNASMEPGIPCSGGVSQTGTVPVS; this is translated from the coding sequence ATGAGCATGAGCACCCCGGGGCCTGAACGGGTCCCGTCCACCGTCAAGGTCGACAAGACCACCGGTCAGGGTAAGCCCCCGGCGGCCAAGCCCGCTGGCGGACGGCCAGGTGGCCCGAACCGTCCCGGCGGAAAGAACGGCGGTGGCAAGAAGGGCCGCAAGCCGGTCACCCCGGTCAAGGTGGCGGGCGGGCGCAACTGGGGCCCGATCGCCGTCGCCGGTGTCGTGGTCCTCATCGCGGTCGGCATCATCAGCTGGGGTGTCATCGCCTCCGTCCAGTCGGACAAGCAGACGGCCACCCCCTGGGAGGACCGGGCGAAAGCCATCCAGGGCATCGTCGGCTACCGCGACAACCCGGACAAGACGCTCACCGCGCAGGAGCACAAGGCCGGGGTCATCACGTACAAGATGAACCCGCCGGTCGGTGGCGAGCACAACGCCAAGTGGCAGAACTGCATGGGTGACGTCTACGACGCGCCGATCGCCAACGAGCACGCCGTGCACAGCCTGGAACACGGCGCGGTCTGGGTGACCTACAAGCCCGACCTGGCCGCTGACCAGGTCGAAGCGCTAGCCACCGAGGTGAAGGCCAAGTCCTTCACCATGCTGAGCCCGTACCCGAACCAGACCAGCAACATCTCGCTCCAGGCGTGGGGCTACCAGCTCGCGGTGGACTCGGCCACGGACCCCCGCATCGACGAGTTCATCCGGGCACTGAGCCAGAACGCCTCGATGGAGCCGGGCATCCCCTGCTCCGGTGGTGTGTCTCAGACGGGGACCGTCCCGGTCAGCTGA
- the argS gene encoding arginine--tRNA ligase: MTPANLADTVLSAARAVFETRGLDVALLPATTTVERPRNPEHGDYASNLAMQVAKRAGVAPRELASALADELGRRDEIAAVEIAGPGFLNIRLENAALGAFAGLVLVAGAAYGRNTALAGERVNLEFVSANPTGPIHLGHTRWAAVGDSLRRVLSAAGAEVTSEYYVNDAGVQMDKFARSLFAAANGQPAPEDGYGGAYISDIAQQILSVEPGLAGQPAEAALPVFMARGYELMLTEIRESLNRFGVHFDVWFSEQTLHNGGAVEHAIEELRKQGHIFEDGGAIWLRTTDFTDDKDRVLIRSNGEKTYFAADAAYYINKRERGFDRCIYLLGADHHGYIGRLKAIAACAGDDPKKNIEILIGQLVNLVRAGQPVRLSKRAGNIITLDELVEAVGVDAARYSLARSSTDSMLTLDLEEITKHSNDNPVHYVQYAHARICSLLKNAEDKKVERGESYEPALLSHERERNLLKTLGDFPAVVATAAELREPHRIAVYLEERVATDYHRFYDACQVLPKGDEPVSEYAAPRLWLMEATRTVLANGLDLLGVSAPERM; encoded by the coding sequence GTGACTCCCGCCAACCTTGCTGACACCGTTCTCTCAGCCGCTCGTGCCGTTTTCGAGACGCGCGGGCTCGACGTCGCGCTGCTACCCGCCACGACGACGGTGGAGCGGCCGCGTAATCCCGAGCACGGCGACTACGCATCGAACCTGGCCATGCAGGTGGCCAAGAGGGCGGGTGTCGCGCCGCGTGAACTCGCCTCGGCTCTCGCCGATGAGCTGGGCCGACGGGACGAGATCGCGGCCGTGGAGATCGCCGGCCCGGGCTTCCTGAACATCCGGCTGGAGAACGCCGCGCTCGGCGCGTTCGCCGGTCTGGTGCTGGTGGCCGGTGCGGCGTACGGGCGGAACACCGCCCTGGCCGGGGAGCGGGTGAACCTGGAGTTCGTCTCGGCGAACCCGACCGGCCCGATCCACCTGGGACATACCCGCTGGGCCGCGGTCGGCGACTCGCTGCGCCGGGTGCTGAGCGCCGCCGGCGCCGAGGTGACCAGCGAGTACTACGTCAATGACGCGGGTGTCCAGATGGACAAGTTCGCCCGTTCGCTGTTCGCGGCGGCGAACGGTCAGCCGGCGCCGGAGGACGGCTACGGCGGCGCCTACATCTCCGACATTGCACAGCAGATTCTCAGCGTGGAGCCAGGTCTGGCGGGTCAGCCGGCCGAGGCGGCCCTCCCGGTCTTCATGGCCCGGGGGTACGAGCTGATGCTCACCGAGATCCGGGAGAGCCTGAACCGGTTCGGGGTGCACTTCGACGTCTGGTTCTCCGAGCAGACGCTGCACAACGGCGGCGCGGTCGAGCACGCCATCGAGGAGCTGCGCAAGCAGGGGCACATCTTCGAGGACGGTGGCGCGATCTGGCTGCGCACCACCGACTTCACCGATGACAAGGACCGGGTGCTGATCCGGTCGAACGGTGAGAAGACCTACTTCGCGGCCGACGCGGCGTACTACATCAACAAGCGGGAGCGCGGCTTCGACCGCTGCATCTACCTGCTCGGCGCCGACCACCACGGCTACATCGGCCGGCTCAAGGCGATCGCCGCGTGCGCCGGTGACGATCCGAAGAAGAACATCGAGATCCTGATCGGCCAGCTGGTCAACCTGGTCCGGGCCGGTCAGCCGGTGCGGCTGTCCAAGCGGGCCGGCAACATCATCACGCTGGACGAGCTGGTCGAGGCGGTCGGCGTGGACGCCGCTCGTTATTCGCTGGCCCGGTCCTCTACCGACTCGATGCTGACGCTGGACCTCGAGGAGATCACCAAGCACTCCAACGACAACCCGGTCCACTACGTGCAGTACGCGCACGCCCGGATCTGTTCGCTGCTGAAGAACGCCGAGGACAAGAAAGTCGAGCGCGGCGAGAGCTACGAGCCCGCGCTGCTCTCCCACGAGCGCGAGCGGAACCTGCTGAAGACGCTCGGCGACTTCCCGGCGGTGGTCGCCACCGCGGCTGAGCTGCGCGAGCCGCACCGGATCGCGGTGTACCTGGAGGAGCGGGTGGCGACCGACTACCACCGGTTCTACGACGCCTGTCAGGTGCTGCCGAAGGGCGACGAGCCGGTTTCCGAGTACGCGGCACCCCGCCTGTGGCTGATGGAGGCCACTCGTACGGTGCTGGCCAACGGTTTGGACCTCCTCGGGGTGTCCGCTCCGGAGAGGATGTAA
- the lysA gene encoding diaminopimelate decarboxylase, giving the protein MRAHEAGALHGDLGNRGPTWLRSPEDVNALVPQLWPRTVIRSAAGDLEIGGVSVADLKADYGTPAYLLDEEDLRARCRDFAAAFAEADVYYAGKSFLCKAVVRVVDEEGLFLDVCSGGELAVALAAGFPPERIGFHGNNKSESELRRALDAGVGRIVVDSFHEIARLTELSKQSNKRPGVLVRVTVGVEAHTHEFIATAHEDQKFGFSLAGGAAFAAAAQIIDEDVLDLRGLHSHIGSQIFDTSGFEVAARRILELQAQIRDARGVELPELDLGGGFGIAYTTQDDPSTPGDLAKRINKIVESECELASLRKPKLSIEPGRAIVGPSVFTLYEVGTVKDVDGIRTYVSVDGGMSDNIRTALYDASYSATLASRQSTAEPMLARVVGKHCESGDIVVKDEFLPADVQPGDLIAVPGTGAYCRSMASNYNHVPRPPVVAVRDGAARVIVRRETEDDLLALDVG; this is encoded by the coding sequence ATGCGCGCACACGAGGCCGGGGCCCTGCACGGTGACCTCGGTAATCGCGGGCCGACCTGGTTGCGTAGCCCTGAGGACGTGAACGCCCTCGTGCCGCAGCTGTGGCCGCGGACCGTGATCCGTTCGGCCGCCGGTGATCTGGAGATCGGCGGGGTCAGCGTCGCCGATCTGAAAGCCGACTACGGCACACCCGCCTACCTGCTCGACGAGGAGGATCTGCGGGCCCGCTGCCGGGACTTCGCGGCCGCGTTCGCCGAGGCCGACGTCTACTACGCCGGAAAGTCGTTCCTCTGCAAGGCCGTGGTCCGGGTGGTCGACGAGGAGGGGCTCTTCCTCGACGTCTGTTCCGGTGGCGAGCTGGCGGTGGCGCTGGCAGCCGGGTTCCCGCCCGAGCGGATCGGCTTCCACGGCAACAACAAGTCGGAGTCGGAGCTGCGCCGGGCGCTGGACGCCGGGGTCGGCCGCATCGTGGTGGACTCGTTCCACGAGATCGCTCGTCTGACCGAGTTGTCGAAGCAGTCGAACAAGCGCCCCGGCGTCCTGGTCCGGGTCACTGTGGGTGTCGAAGCGCACACCCACGAGTTCATCGCGACCGCCCACGAGGACCAGAAGTTCGGCTTCTCGCTGGCCGGCGGCGCGGCGTTCGCGGCCGCCGCGCAGATCATCGACGAGGACGTGCTCGACCTGCGTGGCCTGCACTCGCACATCGGCTCGCAGATCTTCGACACCAGCGGGTTCGAGGTGGCCGCCCGGCGGATCCTGGAGCTGCAGGCGCAGATCCGGGACGCGCGCGGGGTGGAGCTGCCGGAGCTGGACCTGGGCGGTGGGTTCGGGATCGCTTACACCACGCAGGACGACCCGTCGACGCCCGGCGATCTGGCCAAGCGGATCAACAAGATCGTCGAGTCGGAGTGCGAGCTGGCGTCGCTGCGCAAGCCGAAGCTCTCGATCGAGCCGGGCCGGGCGATCGTCGGGCCCTCGGTCTTCACCCTCTACGAGGTGGGGACGGTCAAGGACGTCGACGGGATCCGCACTTACGTGAGTGTGGACGGCGGGATGAGCGACAACATCCGGACCGCGTTGTACGACGCGTCCTACTCGGCCACGCTGGCCAGCCGGCAGAGCACCGCGGAGCCGATGCTCGCCCGAGTGGTGGGAAAACATTGTGAGTCCGGGGACATCGTCGTGAAGGATGAATTCCTGCCCGCCGACGTGCAGCCCGGAGATCTTATCGCGGTCCCCGGTACCGGTGCCTATTGCCGGAGCATGGCCAGCAACTACAACCACGTTCCTCGGCCGCCGGTGGTGGCGGTTCGCGACGGCGCCGCGCGCGTCATCGTGCGGCGGGAGACCGAGGACGACCTGCTTGCATTGGATGTGGGATGA
- a CDS encoding homoserine dehydrogenase, translated as MSPVKSIRLALLGCGVVGTEVVRLLHEQADDLTARIGAPLELVGIAVRRPGRERGDLPVDASLFTTDALGLVKRDDVDVVIEVVGGIEPARTWLVEALRAGKSVITANKALLAEDGGALHDAAAEGGSDLYYEASVAGAIPLLRPLRESLHGDRVTAVTGIVNGTTNFILSSMASTGAGFNEALEEATELGYAEADPTADVEGFDAAAKAAILASLAFHTRVTAADVFREGMTGVTAGDMASAREMGCTIKLLCIAQRTAESVSVRVHPAMIPLSHPLASVGDAFNAVFVETEAAGPLMFYGRGAGGRPTASAVLGDIVAAARNRLTGTRAPSESNYASLTVRPIGESMTRYHISLDVAEKPGVLATVAGVFAQHEVSIATVRQSGRADDAKLVIVTHSAPDAALAATVEALSKLDIVRSIASVLRVEGTPS; from the coding sequence ATGAGCCCCGTCAAGTCGATCCGCCTAGCTCTCCTCGGCTGCGGAGTCGTCGGTACCGAAGTGGTTCGGCTGCTCCACGAACAGGCCGACGATCTGACCGCCCGGATCGGTGCCCCGCTGGAACTCGTCGGCATCGCGGTGCGACGGCCCGGCCGTGAGCGCGGTGACCTGCCGGTCGACGCGTCGTTGTTCACCACCGACGCGCTCGGCCTGGTCAAGCGCGACGACGTGGACGTGGTCATCGAGGTCGTCGGCGGCATCGAGCCGGCCCGGACCTGGCTGGTCGAGGCCCTGCGCGCCGGCAAGAGCGTGATCACCGCGAACAAGGCGCTGCTGGCCGAGGACGGTGGCGCGCTGCACGACGCCGCCGCCGAGGGTGGCTCGGACCTCTACTACGAGGCTTCGGTGGCCGGCGCGATCCCGCTGTTGCGCCCGCTGCGTGAGTCGCTGCACGGCGACCGGGTGACCGCGGTCACCGGCATCGTGAACGGGACGACCAACTTCATCCTCTCCTCGATGGCGTCCACCGGCGCCGGCTTCAACGAGGCCCTCGAAGAGGCGACCGAGTTGGGGTACGCGGAGGCCGACCCCACCGCCGACGTGGAGGGCTTCGACGCCGCCGCCAAGGCCGCCATCCTCGCCTCGCTGGCCTTCCACACCCGGGTCACCGCCGCCGACGTGTTCCGTGAGGGCATGACCGGGGTGACCGCCGGCGACATGGCGAGCGCCCGGGAGATGGGTTGCACGATCAAGCTGTTGTGCATCGCGCAGCGCACCGCCGAGTCGGTCAGTGTGCGGGTGCACCCGGCGATGATCCCGTTGAGCCACCCGCTGGCCAGTGTGGGTGACGCCTTCAACGCGGTGTTCGTGGAGACCGAGGCGGCCGGCCCGCTGATGTTCTACGGCCGGGGCGCCGGTGGCCGTCCGACCGCCAGCGCGGTGCTCGGCGACATCGTCGCGGCGGCCCGTAATCGGCTGACCGGCACCCGGGCACCGAGCGAGAGCAACTACGCCTCGCTGACGGTCCGCCCGATCGGCGAGTCGATGACCAGGTACCACATCAGCCTCGACGTGGCCGAGAAGCCGGGCGTCCTGGCCACCGTCGCCGGGGTCTTCGCCCAGCACGAGGTCTCCATCGCCACCGTCCGCCAGTCGGGCCGTGCGGATGACGCGAAATTGGTCATCGTCACGCATAGTGCCCCGGACGCTGCTCTGGCTGCCACTGTCGAAGCCCTGTCGAAGCTGGACATCGTTCGATCCATCGCCAGTGTGCTGCGGGTTGAGGGAACGCCGTCCTGA
- the thrC gene encoding threonine synthase produces MWRGLIEAYRDRLPVSATTPVISLHEGNTPLVPAPVLSQRTGADVYLKVEGANPTGSFKDRGMTMAVSKAVEDGAKAIICASTGNTSASAAAYAARAGITCAVLVPQGKIALGKLAQALVHGARLLQVDGNFDDCLALASKLSQDYPVSLVNSVNIFRLHGQKTAAFEIVESLGDAPDIHCLPVGNAGNISAYWMGYQEDKAAGNSTRLPKMFGFQASGAAPIVSGKVVENPSTIATAIRIGNPASWTKALDARDASGGLISAVTDRDILNAYRLLAREVGVFVELGSAASVAGLLQQAAAGQIPAGSRVVCTVTGHGLKDPEWAISTAPSPTVIANDALLAAKALDLA; encoded by the coding sequence ATGTGGCGGGGCTTGATCGAGGCGTACCGGGACCGTCTGCCGGTCTCCGCCACCACCCCGGTGATCTCGTTGCACGAGGGGAACACCCCGCTGGTACCGGCGCCGGTGTTGTCCCAGCGCACGGGTGCCGACGTCTACCTGAAGGTGGAGGGGGCCAACCCGACCGGTTCGTTCAAGGACCGGGGCATGACGATGGCCGTCTCCAAGGCGGTCGAGGACGGCGCGAAGGCGATCATCTGCGCCTCCACCGGCAACACCAGTGCCTCCGCGGCGGCGTACGCGGCCCGCGCCGGCATCACCTGCGCGGTCCTCGTCCCACAGGGCAAGATCGCGCTGGGCAAGTTGGCGCAGGCGCTGGTGCACGGTGCCCGCCTGCTCCAGGTGGACGGCAACTTCGACGACTGCCTGGCGCTGGCCTCGAAGCTGTCCCAGGACTACCCGGTCTCGCTGGTCAACTCGGTGAACATCTTCCGCCTGCACGGGCAGAAGACGGCCGCCTTCGAGATCGTCGAGTCGCTCGGTGACGCCCCGGACATCCACTGCCTGCCGGTCGGCAACGCCGGCAACATCTCCGCCTACTGGATGGGTTACCAGGAGGACAAGGCGGCCGGGAACAGCACGCGGCTGCCGAAGATGTTCGGTTTCCAGGCCTCCGGCGCCGCCCCGATCGTGAGCGGCAAGGTGGTCGAGAACCCGTCGACGATCGCCACCGCGATCCGGATCGGCAACCCGGCGAGCTGGACCAAGGCGCTCGACGCGCGGGACGCCTCGGGTGGCCTGATCTCGGCGGTCACCGACCGGGACATTCTCAACGCCTACCGGCTGCTGGCTCGTGAAGTGGGTGTGTTCGTGGAACTGGGCAGCGCCGCCAGTGTGGCGGGTCTGCTCCAGCAGGCGGCGGCGGGGCAGATCCCGGCCGGTTCGCGGGTGGTCTGCACGGTGACCGGGCACGGTCTGAAGGACCCGGAGTGGGCGATCTCCACGGCCCCGTCGCCGACGGTCATCGCGAACGACGCCCTGCTCGCGGCGAAGGCCCTCGACCTGGCCTAG
- a CDS encoding MarR family winged helix-turn-helix transcriptional regulator: protein MGSSIQLEHLFADDRSDPLFSSHLTMAQLKIMLLLSRHGTLAGGALARMLGVGAAALSGMVDRLVVQDLVTRAEDMNDRRVRRIGLTKAGTEVIEGIITAGVAKQREILSRLSADELAIVARAMELLVREAGCQAAEEAAASLADQAAASAETPES from the coding sequence ATGGGTTCGTCGATCCAGCTCGAGCACTTGTTCGCCGATGACAGGTCGGATCCGCTCTTCTCGTCACATCTGACGATGGCGCAACTCAAGATCATGCTGCTGCTGTCCCGGCACGGCACTCTCGCAGGCGGTGCACTGGCCCGGATGCTCGGGGTCGGTGCCGCAGCGCTCAGTGGCATGGTGGACCGTCTGGTCGTGCAGGATCTGGTCACGCGCGCGGAGGACATGAACGACCGGCGAGTGCGCCGCATCGGGCTCACCAAGGCTGGGACCGAAGTCATCGAGGGCATCATCACGGCAGGGGTGGCGAAACAGCGCGAAATCCTCAGCCGGCTCTCAGCCGACGAGTTGGCGATCGTGGCCCGGGCCATGGAACTCCTGGTCCGCGAAGCGGGGTGCCAGGCAGCCGAAGAGGCCGCAGCCAGTCTTGCAGACCAGGCGGCGGCCTCAGCGGAAACTCCGGAAAGCTAG